One stretch of Candidatus Bathyarchaeia archaeon DNA includes these proteins:
- a CDS encoding APC family permease, with product MENRDQPSQLKPTLSLWDAVSINVGAIIGGGIFVVTGILAGYAGSALVVSMGLAAVLALFTALSFVELTTWQPVEGAAYEYTRRLVSPFAGFLTGWMWVVANTFGGAAVSLGFGYYLSAAVPGLPANVIAALLCLGFTALNFVGVRQSAFLNNVLVLVKIAVLGFFVAYGLMFVEVENFVPFTPFSEGMLFGLCFIFFAYGGFPRVAVLAEEVKDAKRNVPRAVLLSLLICAVIYVLVGAVAVGLVGAEPLSSSNAPLVVAMGGSGNAWAMQVLAVGGAVATASVLLAAVLGVSRMAFSMARRRDFPAALGRVHPRFGTPYVAIWIVGLVMAVVVLFADLTSVIAVSTFGLLFSYVWANISALKLKHRRYPRVISVIGLVSSLSLLVFIYFAAPNSWLAGVAFLGLGAVFYWVKKRRPETAA from the coding sequence ATGGAAAACAGGGATCAGCCCAGTCAGCTTAAACCTACGCTGAGCCTTTGGGATGCCGTAAGCATAAACGTTGGCGCCATAATTGGCGGCGGAATCTTTGTTGTAACGGGCATTTTGGCGGGGTATGCGGGTTCGGCGTTGGTGGTTTCGATGGGGTTGGCTGCAGTTTTGGCGCTGTTTACGGCGCTAAGCTTTGTGGAGTTAACAACTTGGCAGCCCGTCGAAGGTGCAGCATACGAGTACACGCGACGGCTGGTTTCGCCGTTTGCAGGTTTCCTGACGGGCTGGATGTGGGTGGTTGCAAACACCTTTGGCGGCGCCGCGGTTTCTCTGGGATTTGGTTACTACCTGAGTGCTGCTGTTCCAGGTTTACCCGCCAACGTCATAGCAGCGCTGTTATGTTTGGGGTTTACGGCTTTGAATTTTGTGGGGGTGCGGCAGTCCGCTTTTTTAAATAACGTGCTAGTTTTGGTGAAGATTGCAGTTTTGGGCTTTTTTGTTGCATATGGGTTAATGTTTGTTGAGGTGGAAAATTTTGTGCCCTTTACGCCCTTTAGTGAAGGGATGCTTTTTGGGTTGTGTTTCATCTTTTTTGCTTACGGTGGGTTCCCCCGAGTTGCCGTTTTGGCGGAGGAAGTTAAGGATGCCAAGCGTAATGTTCCGCGTGCGGTGCTGCTTTCGTTGCTGATTTGCGCCGTAATCTACGTGCTTGTGGGCGCGGTCGCAGTTGGTTTAGTAGGTGCCGAACCGTTATCTTCATCCAATGCGCCCTTAGTGGTTGCCATGGGCGGTTCGGGAAACGCTTGGGCTATGCAGGTTTTGGCAGTTGGCGGCGCAGTTGCCACGGCGAGCGTTTTGTTGGCGGCGGTTTTGGGGGTTTCCCGGATGGCGTTTTCCATGGCTCGCCGACGCGATTTTCCTGCGGCGCTGGGTAGGGTGCATCCGCGGTTTGGGACGCCTTATGTGGCGATTTGGATTGTTGGATTGGTTATGGCGGTGGTGGTTTTGTTTGCTGACTTGACCAGCGTGATTGCGGTGAGCACGTTTGGGCTGCTTTTTAGCTACGTGTGGGCAAACATCTCGGCGCTCAAGCTTAAGCATCGTAGGTACCCACGGGTGATTTCGGTTATTGGTTTGGTTTCCAGCCTTTCGCTTTTGGTGTTTATCTATTTTGCGGCGCCAAATTCGTGGCTTGCTGGGGTAGCGTTTCTGGGGTTGGGTGCTGTTTTTTACTGGGTTAAAAAAAGAAGACCTGAAACTGCTGCATAG